The genomic DNA GGCATCGTCATGTCGCTCGGTGTCATCGCGTTCTGGCTCGCGATCGGCGCGGCGATCTCGTTCATCGCCGGCTTCACGGCCGTGAACACGCTCTTCCAGCAGCCTTGGTTCTCGATCGTCGTCTCGATCGTGATCGCCATCATGGCACTGGGAATGCTCGGGCTCTTCGCGGCCCGTCTCCCGCAGTGGGTCTACCGCGTCAACCCCAGCCACGACTCGGTTCATGGAAGCTTTCTCTTCGGCATCATGACCGCCGTTCTCTCGACCCCCTGCACCGCCCCCTTCATGGGCTCCGCCGCGGCGTGGGCGACCCAGCAGCAGCCCATCATGACGCTCTCGACCTTTGGTGCGATCGGCCTGGGAATGGCTCTGCCCTACCTGCTTCTTGCTGCCAACCCGAAGTGGGTCAACAAAGTTCCTCGCACGGGCCCCGCAAGCGAGCTCGTGAAGCAGGTCATGGGCCTGCTCATGCTCGCGGTTGCCGCGTTCTTCCTCGGCACCGGCATCGGCCCGTTCACCATGAAAGAGGTCGGCGACCCACCTCTCCGGGCCCACTGGTGGCTTGTCGCGGCGTTCGCCATCGCGGCGTCTGCCTGGACGATTTTCAAGACCTTCCGCATCACCCGACGCCCCGCCCGTCGCGCCCTGATAACAGTCGGTTCGCTCGTTGTCGCTGGGGCATCGGTCCTCTTCGCGATAGAGCAGAACGACCGGGGGCCTATCGCGTGGCAAGCGTGGACACCCGAGCGATTTGAAGCCGCCAAAGGCACAGGAAAGGTAATAGTGGTCGATTTCACGGCAGAGTGGTGCCTCAACTGCAAGGCATTGGAAGCGGGCGTCCTTCACAGGAAGGAAGTCGCGTCCGTGCTGAACGGCGAAGGGGTGATCGCCATGAAGGTCGACATCACGGCCGGCTACCCCGAAGGTGTGGCATTCATGAAGGAACTGGAGTGGGCCAACATCCCGCTTCTGGCAATCTTCGGGCCCGGGCTTGCCGGGCCGATCAAGTACGATTCGTACACCCCAGCGACCGTTCTGGAAGCGATCCGGAGGGCTTCGGGGGGGCAATAACGTCTCACCCAAGCCCTGCAGTTGCCTGAGATCTGGGGCCGGGCAGGCCGGTCTTGCGCGACCGGATCGATCTTGAGGGGGAGCGACCGGCGTTGACTCTTGATCGCGTCGCGTCTAACTTCATACTCGCTCCGCACAAGCCGATACATCGGCCGACGGGAGCGAGACAACCCGCGGGTGTAGCTCAGTGGTAGAGCGTCACGTTGCCAACGTGAAAGTCGCGCGTTCGAATCGCGTCACCCGCTTTCTTCTCCGTGAGACGCCCGGCCGAATGCCGGGCGTCACTGTTTTTGACGCTGCTGGCAACTCGCCGCGCGTTTGACGCCACGAAACTTCTCTTTAGACTCGTCTGATCCACCGGCCGACCGCCGTAAGCGGTCTCTGTTCTCTTTGACCCGGCGTCGCCACAGTCGATGCCGGGAGGATGGTGCTTCGGATGAGGGCTCCACTCGGATTTCGAGCGGTTCGACTGGGCGGCATGCTCGGTGCTTCCCCATTCGGGATCGCCCTGATTGTGCGCGATGAGCCGGACGCGCTCGGTGGACGCTTTGTTCGCCTCCGCGAGACCTACGACGCGAGCGTCACGCTCGGCGCGCTCGTTGATGAGCGAGAGCAGATCATCGAATGGATCGAGTTCTGGTCGCAGCGTGACGGGTTCTCAGGCGTCGATCCGGCCTCGGCATCGGGCATCTCGAACCAAGCGATGGACCAGCGGTGGCAGTCAAGTGCCGAAGTGCTGGCGGGGGCCGAACCCGGCTCTGTGATCTTCACAGGATTCGAGAAGGTGCCCGCGCCCGTGCTCGTCATCGATCCGGGTTCGGGACGCATAGAGGAAGCGAAGAGTCCGGGCGGTTCGATGTGGTCTCTGTGCGTTGACGATGCCTCCCTCGCAGCCGCTGGGCTTCCCGCTTACGGAACAGGGTCAGAGCGATTCTGGATCGCGACCGATACAGGCAACACGCACGCGTTCGCCTCAACGAACGAGTCTGCGCCGAAGCGGGACGGCGTTCTCTCCATGCGGGAGGCGATCGGTCCGAACGCGGTCGTGGCCCACGCGGGCGGGCGACTGATGGTCCGAAGGTACAGGGCCGCGTCCTACGCCGAGATCGTCGATGCCATGACATCCGGCGACTGGGCGGCCGACGAAGCAGGTTCGGCAAAGTCTCGTGTCCCTGTCAGTTTCGATGGACGTACCGTCGATTCGTCAACCCCGGCTCGAGCACACGCCAAGGGCCGTGTGAGCGATGAGTCCCTCATCCTCTCCCATCGAGGAGAGTGGGGGGCGCTGATCGAGACGTTGCACCTCAAACTGCGTCTGTGGGCCGAGGCGATTCGCTGCGTCTCACGCGCTGTCGAGCGTTCAGAGCGTCCGCTGCTCAATGTCCGCGAAGAATCCTTCCGAGTCGCGTTGTCCGATCCCGGGCCAGGGCTGCCACGCTGGTGGACCGCGAGAGTCTCTCTCGCAGAGCCGGGCGAGGCAATCGAACTCGGTATCGCGGGCGGTGAATCGCGGTACTTCATGGCGGGCCGTCCCGGGCTCGGCGGCGTCTTCCGCCCCGCTCAGGTCAACGCCGGCAGTTCCGTTCGAGGCACGCTTCGTCTCAGACGCGTCGAGATCGACGCCGACAAATCGGTCAACGCCGAGGCCACGCTCGCGCTCCCCTCGCTCGCATCGATCGGCATCAACGACCTCGTCTGGATCCGACTGATGCTCGCGGGAAGGCGGATCGATGTCCACGGGCACGCCGAGCGCTCCAGCGCGATGGCCGCCGGGGAGTGGCGGTTCCGATCTTCCAAACTTGTGATGGACGCCCAGAACGCCGCCGCGTTGAAGGGGCTCGAAGGCGTCCCGGTTCCCGATGTGGAGATCGAGGTCGTTCCGCTGCTGAGTTCGCCCTGCGATCTCCACGGGCTCGGGGTGCTGGGTGCTCGAACGCTCCTGCACAACGGGGATCTCTCGCTCGCCGTTCTCGTTGACGAACTCCAGAGTCTGGCTCGCGCCGCCGGCGAACTCGAGGATGGCAACACGACGCTCGCATCGAGAATCCAACGCCTCGCAAACAACGACCGAAGGTGGGCTGAGTCGCTCGGACCCCAGCATCTGAACAACGCGGGATTGACCGCTGAGTCCGCGCTCGCGATGATCCCCGCAGAACTCTGGTGGGACGTGATCGGCGTTCTCGCGCGTATGTTCCCAGGTGCAGGCAGCGACTCGATCTGCAGGGACCTCGGGGATGCGCCGAGCACCTCGCCACACATGGTCTTCCACACCCCGCTCGAAGAGATCGATCGATTGCTCGTCAGAACCAGAAGTCTTGTGGTGATCGATTGGGGACAGAATCGAGAGGTCAGCTCGGTCATCCGAAGCTACCTGCTCGTCCACGGCAACAGCGGGACCGCGTGAGGCGGGCGCGGACGAGTTTAACTGGTTACGATGGACACACTGATGCCGGGTGGCTCAGTCAGGAAAGGACGTGCGGCGATGAGAATTGGCATGCTTGGGTTCGCTTCGGTCTTGGCGATGGTCTCGATGCTTGTCGGGTGCGGCTCCAGCACACCGGTCATGGGGCAGTATGACATCGAGGTCAGTCTGGCCCCTGAACTGGCCGCGAATCCCCCGGCCCTCACAGTCGACGTCGTCGGCGCATCATCCGCGAACTACGCGGAACTCTCCGCAAAAGATCCGAAGGCGTGGTTCGCAGGCGGCGATGTCAACCGCGCCAACACCACCAAGTTGACCACCGTCTTCGGACCCGGCGACACGGGGAGCAAGCAGCTCAAGAGGCGTGACAAGGCGCAGGTCGATGCCGCGTGGAAGACATGGCGTGATATGAAGGCGACGAAAGTCTTCGTCTTCGTCAACCTCCCGCGCGACGGGTCGATCCGCAAGATCGAACTGCCTCTTGATCGCAAAAGGTGGAAGACCGAGACGATCAAGCTCGAGATCAACGCGGGCGGCGTGCGTTCGACCAACGGACCCGAGCCCGAGGCGGTCAAGTAATCACGAATGATCCCGTCACGGCGGGCGAAACGCCGTGACGGACGATCGGCGAAATGGAGCCGTGATGAGGACGTTCGGCTCATACGAGGCGACGCGTGAGATCGCTCGCACAGCGTTCGGGCAGGTCTGGCTCGCCCGCATGATCGGCGAGACCGAAGAGCGTTATGCCGTCAAAGTGATCGACTGCGGCGATCTCTCCTACGTCGCAGACGATGAGATAGTCTCTGCTCGCCTCGCTGCATTCCTCGAAGCAGCGAAGGTCCAGGGCGCGGCCGGAGAGGGCTGGGCAGGCGTCCATCAGTCCGGGCGTCTCTCGGACTCGGCCTACGTCGTCATGGACGCCCTGCCCCTGAGTCTCACACGACTCGTCGAGGGGCGCTCCGCGGTGAGCGGCCACACGCTCGTCGCGGTGACAACGGGCATCGCCCGGGCGCTCCTCTCCGTCTGGCGCACGTCCCATCGTGGGCACGGAAACCTCAAGCCGAGCAACGTCTTCTTCCTGAAGCCGGATGACCTGCGAGTCTCGCCCGTCGCGATCACGGATCCTGCCGCGCCAGGTGAACTAAGCAGCGACAAGGGCGAGGTGGCCGATCTGCACGCGATCGGCGAGCAGATCTACCAGCTCGTAGTGCATCGCCCGTTCAAGGCCCTGGGCGGGTGGCCGGTCCCGCCTGGCAAGGAATGGGATCGTCTCGGCAAAGTCGGAGCGGGCTGGCGCGAACTCTGCTCAGAACTTCTCAATCCCGACCTGAAGCCGGGGCAGATCACGCTCGAGAGTGTTGCCGAGCGAGCGGCCGTACTCACGCCTCCGCCGAAGCCGGTCCTCCGCTACGTGCTCGCCGCCGTCGCGGTGATCTCTCTCGTCGTCGGCGGCTTTGTGGCCTGGCAACGGTCGCCCCTGAGTCCCTTGGATTGGAACTCTTCACTCTGGACAGAGGTTTGCGACGACAGCGAGTGGTACGCGCTCGTGGTCCGTGCCGCGCTCACCGGCGAGGAAGACGAGGCACTCCGCAAGTACGTGCGTTACCTGCCCGTGATCGGCAGCGAGCGGAGCACGTTCGCGACCGACACTCCCGACCTCAAGGATCTCAACCCCGATTTCGCGAGGGTCATCCGGAACTTTCTGCTGTCTTCGTCCGATTCGGTCTCCGAAGCGCAATGGGAACGCTTCGGCGAGATGTACCCGGATGTCTACACCAAGAAGGGCAGCTTCAATCGCGTCGACATCAAGCGAGCGGTCGATGAACTCGCGGATGACAAGGTGCGCCCGCCGTGGATGCTCGGCGATGCCAGGGCGATCAGCGCCGCGATCGGCGAGCGCGTCATGTACCCGACCGCGAACTTCGAGAGCTTCCGCACGCAATCGATCTCCGGAAGCCAGGGTGAGATCTCAAGGGCGTCTTACGGCACATATTTCGCCCGCTTCATGCAGAAGGAACTCCAGCGAGAGATCGAGTCGCAGATCGAGCTGTTGAGAGGCCAGATCGGAGAAAGCGCGGGCGATGCCGTCCCCACGCCCCGAGCCACTGAAGAGATCCGCATCTCGCTCGACCAGGGCATGCTCTGGCAGAGATCCGATACGCCGATGGCAGGTCGGATCCGCGCACTCGCAAGCGTCGGACGCGATGCATCCAGACTCCAGACGGGTTGGAAGGCATTACAGGAGATCGTCGGCAAGATCGAGGCGTCCCCTGCATCGGCCGACGCTGTCGCCGCTTCGACTCGCCGTGCTCTGAGTGAGGCGATTGCATCTGCCGATCAGGCAGCAGGTCTTCAAGGCGTACTGGTCGCGATAGAGCATTGGGAGAAGACCCTGCAACAAGCAGCGTCGATCATCGCCGAGCGAGGCCAGACCGAGATCGACTGGGTCTCACTTCGGACTCGCCCGGATGCCGAACTCGCTTACGCTCAGGCGGCCGAAGGAAACCTGAGTGAAGAGGGCGTCAGGGTCTGGGTCTCTGCCCTCGCGGATGAGCGGTACTGGAAAATCACCGAGCCGCGCCCACCGTTCACGGCCGAACGCGAGATCGAAGCCACGAGCCGCGCGCTCGCATCCATCGACCCCGATGATCGCGAGTGGCGCGGTGTTGAGATCGCCGCCATCGAGGCCGAGTTGCGGTCCGTGCAGGAACGCATCCGCGTCGCCACCGAACTCCCGTGGATACGCATGAATCGCCAGACGGTCATCGCCGAGGCGGGCGCAACCCGGGGTGAAGCCGAGCGGCTAGCGAGCGAAACCGAGAAACTCATCGAGATCATGCGCACCAGCGCGACCGAGCAGATCCAGCGATGGATGTCCGAGGACGTCTCCACGCTGACGGACATCGTCGCGATCCGCGACGGCTGGGCGATCGTCCGGCAGGCAATCTCGCTGCGTCTGGGCGAGGATGCAGGCGGAAAGCCCGCCAAGTTGCGCAGCGCCCTCTGGAATGCCCGTCGCGCGATCCTCTGGGATGAGAGCCCCGCCACCGGCGAGATCCGCGAGGCAGGTTGGGCAAAGCGTCTTTCCGATTGGAACGCCGCATCGCCCGCCACTCGCCCAACATCATGGGATGAAGGTGCCTGGGCGTCCGCTGTACAGGCGAAGCGTGAGGCCATGGCCAGAACGCTCCTCCGAGCGATCGATGGCTGGGACTTCACGATGCGTCTCGATCGCTGGTCCAACTTCGACGAGGTGAGGTCGGTCGAAGAGCGAGCGTGGGAGTCCTCGGAATCATGGGCCTCGTCCTGCCGCAGCATGGCAGCGGACTTCCAACGCATCGAATCGCTCATCGGGCTCTGGTACGCCCCCGATGAACGCCCGGGTGACGGGCAAGAAACGATCGCGCAACTCATCGGGAAATGGAGCGGCAACGACACCGTCGCAGACGCCAGACGAGCAGTCGCCATTGTTGCCGCAAACGCAGAGCGGCTCGGTGCAGTGAGCACATCAGACCGTGCCCGTCGAGTCACGCTGATGAGCGGGCGAGAAGATGACGCGTGGCTGCGTTTCGCCGCTTGGCGATCTCTCGCGCAGAGCGGAGCCGACTCCATTTGGCCCTCCGGCCTCGACGAACTCCGCGAGGAGATCAGGAGCCGGTCCGAACTCCTCACGCAAACGGTCAACATCTCTCAAGAAACCCGCCGAGCACAAGTCCGCCAGGAAATCGAATCATCCGGCACGCGCCGCTGGTCGAACGCGATTCTCGCCGGCGGACTCAACGATGTTGAAGGCATCATGGGTCTGCGAGAGCAGATGGGTGTCATCGCGGGTGCGAGCGGGCTCGATCCACGAGCAGAGATCAACATCGCGCTCTACGAGTTCGTGGCCTCGGTCCGAGATCGGGAAGAGGAAGAAGCCAAGTCCATGGCCGGCGCGCTCGTGTCGCGCGTTCGCTCGCTCTCCCCCGCCACGGCAGCACCCGCGTCACTCGACCGCTCCCTGAGCGCACTGGAACGGACACTGGGTGGCGGCGTGACCCGCAAGACCCTCGATCAGGTGCTGGCAGAGAACGGCCCAGGGCGACACCGTGACTTCACCGTGCGCTCGAAGCGAGGCGGCGATGATGGGTTCAGCGCGCCCGATGCCATCACCTACGCGAATCGCCAGTCCGTGACCTTCGAGTTCATACGTGTCAACGAATCCGAGTCCGAGCCCACATACCTCAGCGCAGATGAACTCAGCATCGCCCAGGTCTCGGCGTTGCTCACCATCCCAGGCGTAGCAGCAAAGATCGGCGAGACCTGGTCCACGTTCAGAGAGCCGCTCGGTCCCGGTGATGTCACGGTCTGGGAGCCGCGAGGCCGAACGATCGTGCCCTTCGCAGTGCGGGATTCCGGGTGGTGGACCTCTGACAACGTCGGTGCTGCCGAGGCCTTCCCGCCCGGTATGGATCCGCCCTCTCCACCCGCCGCTGAGAGTCCTGTCCAGTGGATCGAGCCCGAGACAGTCGAGGCGATCGCTCGCACGATCGGGTGCCGACTGCCCACAAGCGCAGAGTGGCGTCTCGCACTCGATAGAGAGCGCCGCGAGCGTGCCGGAGCATCTCGTTCCGCGGGCGCGAATCTCAGAGACCCGACGTTCGCCGCTTTCACAGCGCACGTCGCGCAACTCCGGTCCAGGTCGTCAGTCAGGAGTCTTGAGTACCCCCATCGTGGCGGGTACGACCCCGGCGATCTCAAGGGGGATGATGCCTTCGCGAGCGCAACTCTTGAGAACGACGGTTCGATCTGGTTCGAGCCCCAGACTCATCCTTCTCGCGGCGTCCTCTTCAGGCATCTGATCGGCAATGTCGCCGAGTTCGTAAACGACAGCCCCGGAGCCAAGGGCGGGTACGGTGTGATCGGGGGCTCAGCACTGTCGATCTCGCCGGATCCGGAGCGTCTGGTCCGCGCCAGAACGGACAGCGCGTTCGCCGACGTCGGCGCTCGTTTGGCTTTCTCGCTTCGCGACCTGAAACCGCCAATGTGGGCAGCGTTGCTCCAGGATCTCGGGAGCCCGGTTCCCTATCTCTTTCTTGACCGCGTGGCAGAACGCCCTTAGCGAGATTCTGCCCGTGCCATCCGGGCCTGCTGGTTCTCTCCGGCGAACATCGCGTGGCCGAGCGTGTCGCCATATCGGGTCGTCTGAGTCTGCCCAGAAGTTGTGATCCGCGACGAGACGCATCCCGAGAGGATGCAGGCGGTCAGGGCGAGCACGGCGGTACGAAGAGTGCGGCGCATGGACAGGCCTCCAGACCGGAGCTTGATTCCGGCCTTAGGCACATCGGCGTTCGGTGTCGCGAGGAAGGCCGCAGAGGGTCCGGCGGCATGTCGGCACGCATATCGGGACGTGGCGACCCGCGCAGTCTGACTTACACGATCTCCACATCATCCCGCCCCCGACCTTTCGGACCCGGAGGATTGGGTTTATGATGACGGACCCCGGAGGCCCTATCGCCCGGGACATCATTCCGGACCTGACAGAGACAGGCCGCAGTTTGAAGGGAGCAGACGTGTCGGAAAGAGATGGACAAGATCTGAGGGGGGTTGACTCGCTCGCAGCGCGGCTCCGGATGATCCAGGCCGACCTCGGGCACGAATCCGCCGAGATCCGTCGTGGGCACCTCTGCGACGAGATCGAACGGGCCCTCGCTTCCGTCCTCCCCGACGAGCGTGCGTCGTTCCTACGGTCTCTCTCAGACCACTTCCCATCGTGGGATGCCGCCCTCACCGTCAGCCACGAGCGAGAGGCCGCCGGTCTTGGGCAGGCGGCGGTCTCCGAGTCCGAACTTCGTGACCCCGCCTTTCTCGTCGAGAGACTCGAAGACATCGCCGACGCGCTCACGCCCGAGCAGCGGGCCGCAGTCGCCGCCCGGCTCGAAGCGGTCGGCCTCTCAAGCGGCGGCTCGTTCTCAGACGGGCACTGGCCGCAGGAGCCGCGCAAGAAGCTCGACGCCGCCCTGAGGGCAACCGGCTCCGACTCGATCGATGCCGCACGCCTTCTTGAGTTGTGCGCGATGCTGATCGATCTCGTCGTCCGTCTCGACCAGATCGCATGGAGCACGTGGAAGGCCATGTCTCCCCGCTCAGAGTTCAAGCGGAAGGGCACGACCCAGGAAACGATGCGCAGGTTTATTGGCGGAGACCAGGACGTGGCGCGAGGCCAGGTCGCAGAGGAGCTGGAACGCCTCAGAAGTCTCGCGGGCGCACTCATCTCGACGATAGGAAAGGTCGGCTTCATCTCGTATCGACAGGTCGCCAAGCTCGCACCGGGCGAGATCGAGGTGCTCGCCAAGCCCGAGAAGAAGGCGCTCGAGAGTCTGGAGGTCGCGTGCTGGAGAAAGTATCGCCAACTCGCCGGCAATCTTGATCAGGCGCTGGTAGAGGCGGAAGTGCTCGGTTCCATGTCCGACACCGTCGAGGCACTCATCCGAGGCCTGAGTCGATAGAGCAAGCCGGTCGTCATGCCACCCACATCCGACGGAGCAAGGAAGAGCCGAGAATGAGCATGCAGGTGCATTGGCATGAGGGTCTGTTCCTGCAGCCGCATCACCTGCAGCTGACGCAGCGTTTCTACGCCGAGTCAATGTGGGCCGAGCGCCGGCTGGCATGGTCCTATCCCTACGGAGTTGTCGAGCAGCGTCTCTCGACCGACGACCTCGCGAATATGCGAGTCCGTTTCGATCGGCTGAGGGTCGTCATGCCCGGAGGCGTGCATGTAGAAAGCCCCGAATCGGCCGATCTCCCCGCGCTCGACATCAAGAAATCGTTTGAGTCAACCCCCTCGGGGCTGACCATCGGCCTCGGCGTCCCCCTCTACTACGCCCAGAGGGCCAACGCCATGGAGCCCGGCCAGGACACCGACTGGCGTGTCAAGCGCCTCTACCGCGTCGCCGAGGTCGAGCGTCACGACGAGAACACCGGCGAGAACCCGCAGCCGGTCCGGCTCCGCAGGGTCAACGCGCGACTCCTGATCATCGGACAGGACGATGCCAGCGACCTCGAGGTTGTGCCGCTCGTGCGCGTTGTTCGCGCAACAGGTGAAGAGAGCGGCTTGCCGCGCGTCGACACCGGCTTCATACCTCCATGCCTCGTCATCACCGGGTCGCCGCTCCTGCGCGACATGCTCCGCGATCTGGCCAACCAGATCGAGGCGAATAGACGCGAACTCATCGTTCAGATGACCCGTGGCGGCGGCTTCAACATGGAGACCCTCCGCGGCCTCCAGTGGGAGAACATCTGGCGCCTCCGAACCCTCGGTCGATTCGCCGCACGCATCGGGCCTCTGGCCATGGCGCCCGGCGGTGTCAGCCCCTTCCAGATGTACCTCGAACTCCGAGAAATGCTCGGAGAGCTTGCTGCACTCAGGCCCGACGCCGACCAGTTCTCAAGCATCAAATACGATCACGACAACCCCGCTCTCGCCTTTGTCGAGCTCGTCACCCGGATTCGAGGAACGCTCAAGTCCGACGGCGGAACCGGCACGTGGGGCAAGGTGCAATTCAAGAAGGAAGAGGGCGTGCTGGTCGCAGCACTCGGGCCAGAGGTCCTCGGCAAGGCCAACGAGTTCTTCCTGGGCGTGAAGAGCGGGGAAGATCCGCGTGCCCTTGCCCGTTCAGTGGAAGACGGCGACGAGTTCAAGATGATGGCCCGGAGCATGGTGCACCACAGAATCCGAGGCGTCAAACTCGCCGAAGAACGCCACCCGCCCCTCCAACTCCCGTCGCAGGTCGGGCTCCATTATTTCCGACTCGAACGGGCGGAAAGCGCCCGCATGTGGGACAGAATCGTGGCGGAGAAGGCGATCGCGATCAAGTATCCGGGGATGGAGTCGCGTACATTCGACGAGGTCTCGCTCTTCTACACGATCCCATCGGGAGGACAGGAATGACATCTGATTCCCTGCGGAGAAACGCATGACGCTTCTCGAGCTGTGTGAACCGTTCTTCCAATATGTCTGCCGCCTCAACCGTTCCGCTCGCAAGGGCGTGCGTTTCGAGCCCGCGGCCGTGCGCACCGATCTCAAGTCGATGCTCTCCGAGATGCGTCAACGCGCATCCGGAACTCCCGGCCTGGCCGATCAGTTCGATCGGATCGAGCTCGTGCTCATCTACTTCGCCGACTTCATGATCAAGGAGAGCCGCCTCGACTTCGCCCGGAAGTGGGAGGAACTCGCCCACGAGCGAAACGAACTCGCCGGCGATGAGGCGTTCTTCGACGTCCTGGACGAGACCCTCGCGGACAACAGCGAGCGAGCGACGGAGCGACTGGCCGTGTTCTACACGTGCCTCGGGCTCGGCTTCACCGGCTTTTACACCGGCCAGCCAGAGTACCTCAGAAAGAAGATGATGGAAATCTCCGCGAGAATCCGCACGCTCGTCGACAAGGACGACGGCTCCAAGATCTGTCCCG from Phycisphaeraceae bacterium includes the following:
- a CDS encoding thioredoxin family protein, which produces MRRWTLVALFFLLCSIPVGKAAAQFPFETAAPNPGSDPVSMRVVVSKPSVRPGDQIAIGVIFELAPGWHLHTREPKLTPSMARERFVPIPTVVGVTSVTGATVGPIQWPEEHVVQVDLVGTGRPEPYAVYKGFAPFYIPVMVSRDTSSDVEVQLELGWQACDDRFCQMPQERTVRVLIPLAASDGSVAGEGSDLVTPAEPAAFAQFDVAVFGRASEFTTEIATTRTSGGARFNVFGREFTVDTSGGLGVVMLLFLAMLGGFVLNLTPCVLPVIPIKIMGLSQAAANPSRCLMLGIVMSLGVIAFWLAIGAAISFIAGFTAVNTLFQQPWFSIVVSIVIAIMALGMLGLFAARLPQWVYRVNPSHDSVHGSFLFGIMTAVLSTPCTAPFMGSAAAWATQQQPIMTLSTFGAIGLGMALPYLLLAANPKWVNKVPRTGPASELVKQVMGLLMLAVAAFFLGTGIGPFTMKEVGDPPLRAHWWLVAAFAIAASAWTIFKTFRITRRPARRALITVGSLVVAGASVLFAIEQNDRGPIAWQAWTPERFEAAKGTGKVIVVDFTAEWCLNCKALEAGVLHRKEVASVLNGEGVIAMKVDITAGYPEGVAFMKELEWANIPLLAIFGPGLAGPIKYDSYTPATVLEAIRRASGGQ
- the tssK gene encoding type VI secretion system baseplate subunit TssK, translated to MSMQVHWHEGLFLQPHHLQLTQRFYAESMWAERRLAWSYPYGVVEQRLSTDDLANMRVRFDRLRVVMPGGVHVESPESADLPALDIKKSFESTPSGLTIGLGVPLYYAQRANAMEPGQDTDWRVKRLYRVAEVERHDENTGENPQPVRLRRVNARLLIIGQDDASDLEVVPLVRVVRATGEESGLPRVDTGFIPPCLVITGSPLLRDMLRDLANQIEANRRELIVQMTRGGGFNMETLRGLQWENIWRLRTLGRFAARIGPLAMAPGGVSPFQMYLELREMLGELAALRPDADQFSSIKYDHDNPALAFVELVTRIRGTLKSDGGTGTWGKVQFKKEEGVLVAALGPEVLGKANEFFLGVKSGEDPRALARSVEDGDEFKMMARSMVHHRIRGVKLAEERHPPLQLPSQVGLHYFRLERAESARMWDRIVAEKAIAIKYPGMESRTFDEVSLFYTIPSGGQE
- a CDS encoding DotU family type IV/VI secretion system protein, producing MTLLELCEPFFQYVCRLNRSARKGVRFEPAAVRTDLKSMLSEMRQRASGTPGLADQFDRIELVLIYFADFMIKESRLDFARKWEELAHERNELAGDEAFFDVLDETLADNSERATERLAVFYTCLGLGFTGFYTGQPEYLRKKMMEISARIRTLVDKDDGSKICPEAYEHTSTADLIEPPGRSLVGIGIALGGLIVVLIALNVFMYQSASKELLDAMGRIIRAGGGA